Within Wyeomyia smithii strain HCP4-BCI-WySm-NY-G18 chromosome 2, ASM2978416v1, whole genome shotgun sequence, the genomic segment tatatataatatatagatATCTTATACTTTGCTTATGTAGTTTAACTGCAAATATGGAGTTAAGGTTGGGCGTAATATTATTTCACAAATCATGGGGCGAAGACGACAAGAATCGAGGACGAATCGAGGACAAGGAACCGAGGTAGCACGAAGCCGCTGTGGTTTCAGCAATCTGAGTCGGCCACCGACCCGCCGTTACAAGccgcggcctctcgcatacaaacgacTGAACTTATGGCTTGCTAGGTTTTTCTCGAACATAGTTTCTTTCCCTCAGTTAAGTCTGAAcaagcggtagcgagtaagaaCAGTAATCGCTCTAAAACTCTGATGTGAAATACAGGTTGGGTAAATGTCATCGTCAATAATATCGTATTCCGCCTGacatccattcggccttgcatccattcggcctcgcgttcataAGCCTCGTgtgtctgtatgcttaacgggatGTCATCAATTTTCGGATTGAGTAGTAGAGTGAGGAATTGAGCCTCAATCCAGGTTTTTACCTTACTTATTCAAACAAGCTTCAAAAAAGCTTACTTTTACAATCAATAGAATGAGTAGACAATAGTTTAGGTTTATTTAGATTGAATCTGATAATTATGTCTAGCCCAATAACCAAACGAATCCATTAGGGTTTGCAAAATTTCTGATATGAATCGTTGCAACaatcaattacaacgattagctcgcTTTATAATCAGTGAAATAGGTTTAAGATTGGGTTTAAGTTCTATTTATTATTTGCTTGATacaatataaattctgaataaatatatGTTAGTGAAGATTTATATTTGTTTTAGTCATGATGGCGGACTTGAAATTTACTTTTCCTGGAACATCACCTCAGTTCAGTTAgtgttttttaaatctattggAAATCGTCTCTTCCCTGCTGGAATACTCTAGTACAGGAGTTTCCAAAATATTTGGTGGTACACTAGCTATAATAATTCGACttttattctgaagtgttcGATGTTCTAATGAAAACGGTATACGTTCGTAAGCTATAGAGTCATccgtgcaaagtttcagttaTATAGGCAATTATCGTTGTCTTATGTTACATTGAATTGCTCCTGACTAGTACGTATGTGCTATTTCGATTCGTCTTGTTAAACCCCAGATACAATTTTCCTCATCACATATGTAGCTCAAATACACTCCTTGTAACGGTGCATCTCTACCGTGACAAGTAATCGATTATGAATCGATTTGGCAATGGCACACACTTTCTTTAAACAGTTTACTTTGATCGTACGATAAACGTTGTGCAGCTATTTGTTTGAATAATTTGTGCAGTAGCTGGATTACGCCGCGTCTTGCTGTATTTGTTTGGACTAAATACAGATGTTCCGGTTTTCAACTAGGCAGTTATTATAAATACTTTCGTCTCGTAGTAAATCGGTCAGCAGTTCTTCTTTGAACTTCACATTCACGATGAGGAAATTAATATCGTTGTCATTGCTGTTGGTTTTGCCGATTGTGAGACCTGATCTGACAATCCCAAGCACTATCCCAGGAGTATCTAGTGGAAGTCTGGACATATCCGGTAACATCGTGTCCAATGTGGATCGTATCCAGGATATTCTCAATCAGTTTCAATCGATCGTACAAAGTTTGTACTATATTCAGACCCCGGAACTTGGTCAAGCCGCTGAGAATTTCCGTTATGTTATGGATAGTTTGGTTGAAGTTGGGAACCCTGTATTCCAGTCATTGTCAACAGTCGCCAAGATATCTTCGGGAAATATAACACGAGCCTTCAAAGGAATCAAGGATGATGTTAATATTGCTATAGAGATAAATGATGAACACGTCCGATTAGTGAATATGACGATGCAAATTTTAGGAGTTAATTCAACTCTTTATTTTGGTGGAATCTTGAACAGCCTGGCTTCGAATCTGAGAAATATGACGGAAATATTGAACAATATTGAAATTGCGATAAGCGAAATTAAAAGTCAGAACTCGCAGTCTCAAGCGGCTGTTAGGGCTCTATTGCCAAATAACGACATCAAAGCATTGAACGCAGTTCTTCGGCAATATATTTTGACTGGAGATGCAGCAATCCCCCAAATCAGGTCTATTGTAAATCGAGTCCAATCGGTCGATAATTTTCAAAGTCGAATGTCTAATACAATTAATCAACAACGTCAATATCTGAACTCAACATTGGCACGTATAGTTCCCTATTTGCAATCGAATGTGATTAGTCGTTTCCAAAGTAGTCTAACGGGGTTGCAGTCACAAGTAGTTAGCAGAAGTTCTAGGGCAGCAGTAACCCTTTCAAATTTCATTATGCAATCGAATGTATTAGGTGCATCAGCAAACCAAACTATACCAGTGATCCAAGCACTGGCCCAGAAAGTATCCAACGATGCGAACATCCTACTGCAGCAAGTATCAGGGCTTACAGTGAATGAAGCAATGCCTTATGTGCTAATGAACGAAACTGAAAGGTTATTAAAGGAGGCTAGCCGTAATTTGACCATGTCAATAACACAACGGCTTCGTTTCGCGGACACATGCTATTCTCGGTACAACAGCGACTTTGATCGAATACCTCGCAATGCCTATAGTCAGGTATACACGTGTGTTTGGGATACTGCTTCGGATCTTACTACCACTGCGCTTAATATGAATTATGTGGTTCAATTAGCTCTTGTTGATTTGAACAATGGACTACAAGCAGTGGAACGCTGTACGAACATGGTTTCACGAACCTCTCCGGAAATGACAGTATACCAGGCTGCCTCTTGTCTGAATGACGCACGATCGTACCTTCAAAAGCGAGAAGTTTATACTCAACAGATGGCGAATTATCAGATTTTACTTCGAAATGAAATTTCGTACAGTGCCCAGCGTTACAACTTCTGTATGGTGACAACGTTGAGACAGGTTATGACTCAGGTTTCATATTTAAAAGCATCGGTTGATAAGTGCTTGAACGGTGGTCCCatacttacaccgtacaaatgGTCGGTAAGCGTTGGATTCGGTTGGGGAGGACGAGGAGGACGGAGAAAGGGTGGAAGAAGAGGCTGAGAAAAATCCGTCCCAAAATTGTGATTGGATAGTACCACGGAAACTAAAAGATATTTTTTGTACACTATATTCAAATCAATAAATGGAATCAGGTTGTATGACTATGTATTGTTCAATTATTTAGTGAGAGTTTTCCAGGATCGAAAATAAATTCGGTGTACGAAAAGTTTAACAATTGTATGTGCTATTAAACTTCCAACATGCACCGGGACAAGGAAGTTTTCATTACACCACGTACCGCGAGCCGGGAATCGATCGAATTCTCTGCTAGCAACCGGTGTTTTATTCATTTACAGCGTAGTTCTGGAAGTGCAAACCAGTGATGAACAGTGCAATCGAAAACAATCAAACTTTAATGAGAGCACGTCTGCTGTTTGTGTCTGTTGCCGGGTAAAGGCTTGTTTGACTGACCGTCCCAGGATTGACGGTACGCCTAACCTGGAACGGAGTCTGCGTGTGATATGTGGAAAACAAACCCATTACCACGTGGCTTCAGCTGCTAACATTGCGAAATGTGTAGAACACTGTGAGATAacgtaaacaatattttttatcaatcaTAAACGGTTTGATTCTTctcagaaaattatttttttttgtttttctttttataaagAAATGCGAGGGACGAGGGACGTTTAAATTTAAGGTGTGAACtaactttttttatatttgttcatTTAAATCTTTGATCGAGAATGATTTTTCACACGCACTATACATATCGGGACTGATTTGTATGAAGTGCTTGGCTCATAACCTACACAGAAGAGAGTGAAGAATAGAGTTATATTTAATTAAAACACAGTATATAAATATCACTTTAGGATGATTGCTTTACTTATCATGTGGAAGGTGACATATGTGTTGTTTGTGACATCACCGCGTCAGCAGAAGACAGTTAATGAACCTATCACTtaagttttcagtaaattgcATCTGAGAATCGTCCATTTGCGTAGTATCAATGGATTTTCATCAGTTTTATCAGAATGACAGTCTTTATAAAAATATGTCGTTATCCTGTCAGTTTAAAGCTTTTTGTTGTGCGCTTGTTTTCATGCATTTCACTACCTCAAAACGGTTGAACCCACAGCACTACACGATATGAAAAGGTTAAAGGACACAATgtatgtgtgttttttttttcgatttttcgattTGGCTGGCGGCTTTTCGcttttgtttgtcttttttttctagGGAGGGTCATATTCTGCAGCGGCTAGGTGGTGCACTCCAAGAAGGCAGGCAGTGCCTGTTTTGGATTTAATTCAAGCGATTTATTTGCTGGTTTGTTGTTTCCGAATGTGGGCTTTGGCGATGGGTGGTCATATACAGTACCCGAGTGAaccatttgtgtttcattctttttcgttttgttttcgcTTTCGTTATGGAACATATATAGCGGTGCATAAAATGGTCGATATATTTAATGGACTTTTTTGTGCAGTCCCACTCGGTCCTTGCATAGCCAGTAACGCGCGCTTTGTGCTGTTTGATTGCACTAGAACGTGTATGAGAGAACAGAGCAGTGTTGACCAACATACTAAGTTAAATAAGCTCTGTTTGACAATTTGATTGTTTTATCGTTTTCTACACAGATATACtaattatatatatatcttTTTGGTTCATTATtgataaatttaagaaaaaaaaaacaaagaaaaattcaagaaaaaacaCAGTTGAGCAAAATTAAAGCACATTTCCGCAAAATAAAGCTCTAGTTTGAATATACACTCATATCACTATCGTGGCATGTAGAGGGTTCCTCCATTGGCGCCCAGCTCACTGCAGGCTTGTGGTCATCATCCTCGAAAAGGTGCTACTGTGCCGCGTCGTCACTCGTACCGACTTACCGTTGAATAGGAGTTGATCATTAATCACGTCACCACATATAGGAGCATAAATAACAGCAACACTTATGAACATACTCTTTCCAGTTTTCGGTTGAGCGTCGAATATGTCCCACCGCGGGGTTACTGGTTGTGGCCACAAAACGGTGGGAGCTGTGCGGAAGAAGAAAACGTCCAGAGCAAACTGACAACAATAGGCTTTCGCTGACGGATGCTGAGTTAGGTGCGATGATTCTTTGTCACCTAACTTTTCCCGTTTCGAGCACATGGCGATAAAGGACTCCATCTGTGAGGTCCTGTGTTTGCCCTGGATTGGCTGCCGACAGGGTACTAGTGAATGTCATTAATATTGGTGGCACCAAAATACCTCGGTTTGCTGTGCAACGGAGGGGTATGTGGCGTGTGCAAACCGCATTGTTGAAGTGTAATTTTAAGTGGACCAAACTCACTCCGGTTAAAATACTGTGTCTGCAGGGCAATTTGTTGGAATTAATTGTGTTTCACACTGGGGAGCTGTACATTGAAAATGTGCTTTAATAACATTTTGATACCGCTTTAATTGTTTCCAAGTAGGTATAGTGGTTTACTGCAGAGCTTCACTGAGTGCATAAGTTTGTGTACGACAATTTCCTTGATTTATTTCGAATTTCGAGTCATAAAAACGAAACTTCCTCATCTAAAGTTTTATGCTTTTGAACTTTTGAATGGGTGTCAAACCATAACCCCCATATTAATGATGCCTATCATTTTTCTCATCCGAATACCTTTTTTTGCTCATAATCTATTCTTCGTTTCCTTCCACACACTCACCCTTTCGTAGACTGCATATACAGgagaacttcgatataaggaacCGTCGATATAAagtaccttcgatatagcgtcactcgatataaggtacattttgcttcgatataaggtacatatttttattatgttgCAAATAACTCAgaaattggtatggaaacttcTTTAAATAATATATTGGTTATCTTGCCAGCGTCTCTGGTTACTAATGATCATTTGGGGATAGTCTATAAAATACTCCACACTCAGCGGAAGTTTGAAAACCCGTCAGAAAAATTTATTGTTGATGAAAAAACGTGATATAGCGTGGTTTAACATAGATTGAAACGGATAAGTTGATAActtaacttaaagtttgatcccTGAaggtttgtttgaaattttaaaagacaaaattttattaaaactcGAATtgctaaaaatgtttaaaaaaagcgCATTTTGTCATCAAAAACATTATAAAACCTATGAAAAAGTTGGAAATATGCTTAGGCGTCGTACGCAAATAACGTAACGTATGAAGGGGGGTGGATAGGGGGGTTGAATTTGCGTTAATTATTGTTACGTAGGTGGGAGGGGGGGgtgtagtagagacagttacgtaactgtgatgtttgctggaaattgaaaatttcggagaggGGACaagctgatcagcgttacgtaattttaggggggggggggagtcatgccgaacgttacctatcgttacatatggAGGAGGGAGggtgtctgaaatctagatttttagcgttacgtcatttgtgtacgacgcctcgAGGTATGTTTGGCAGAATGgtgtatttctcaaatatgaaaaaatgttcacATTATAGTAGGCCTCTGGAATCACACCCAAAAAAGTTGATtggtatttttgaatttttttctgcataagattacctacaactttgctaaaaacttcactttgatttgataagtaattagaaaaaatcatttcacttttaggcggattaatcaaaaatctatttgcatTGAAAGTTTCCCCTTAAGATAAAcagaaactttgtcgaatacactatagcatttcaaaaacattttcacggtcaaaaggttgacgatcacgtttttcatgttttaaacCAGTGTGCAAAGTGCAACTTTAGGCCACCCTtatgtgtaaaaaaaagttagttcaaACGGTCATATTTAAATGCTATGAAGAAAATGCAGAATCCTGAAGGAAgaggaaatttttgaaaaagttgtcaACCTGTAAGCAGATATTCTTGGTTTTTATACATCGgaccaaaaaat encodes:
- the LOC129723464 gene encoding uncharacterized protein LOC129723464, which codes for MRKLISLSLLLVLPIVRPDLTIPSTIPGVSSGSLDISGNIVSNVDRIQDILNQFQSIVQSLYYIQTPELGQAAENFRYVMDSLVEVGNPVFQSLSTVAKISSGNITRAFKGIKDDVNIAIEINDEHVRLVNMTMQILGVNSTLYFGGILNSLASNLRNMTEILNNIEIAISEIKSQNSQSQAAVRALLPNNDIKALNAVLRQYILTGDAAIPQIRSIVNRVQSVDNFQSRMSNTINQQRQYLNSTLARIVPYLQSNVISRFQSSLTGLQSQVVSRSSRAAVTLSNFIMQSNVLGASANQTIPVIQALAQKVSNDANILLQQVSGLTVNEAMPYVLMNETERLLKEASRNLTMSITQRLRFADTCYSRYNSDFDRIPRNAYSQVYTCVWDTASDLTTTALNMNYVVQLALVDLNNGLQAVERCTNMVSRTSPEMTVYQAASCLNDARSYLQKREVYTQQMANYQILLRNEISYSAQRYNFCMVTTLRQVMTQVSYLKASVDKCLNGGPILTPYKWSVSVGFGWGGRGGRRKGGRRG